Proteins from a genomic interval of Gordonia sp. SL306:
- a CDS encoding DMT family transporter, with translation MAWLFLIRAIISEVAGTLSLWMASTGQKIWFVAVGVGYVAAFAMLVVSLDHGMPVGVAYGIWAAAGVALTATLSRFLFDEPLTWLMGFGIVLIVGGVLLIEVGAH, from the coding sequence ATGGCCTGGCTGTTCCTGATCCGTGCGATCATCTCCGAGGTCGCGGGCACACTCTCGCTCTGGATGGCCTCGACCGGACAGAAGATCTGGTTCGTCGCGGTCGGTGTCGGATACGTGGCGGCCTTCGCGATGCTCGTGGTCAGTCTCGACCACGGCATGCCGGTCGGTGTCGCCTACGGGATCTGGGCGGCCGCAGGCGTCGCCCTCACCGCGACCCTCAGCAGGTTCCTGTTCGACGAACCGCTCACCTGGTTGATGGGATTCGGCATCGTCCTCATCGTCGGCGGTGTCCTCCTCATCGAGGTCGGGGCACACTGA
- a CDS encoding AAA family ATPase, translated as MPGNVQLTLTARVNPSAADARRGIVRVHSEVLTALGLREWDAVSITGARVTAAVVADAGPGTPTGTALLDDITFSNAGVRENASVVVAPVQVHGATRITVSGSALATRSVDEPTLRRALLGKVVSVGDAVSLLPRDLGPEFTAGAATRALAVSVGITWTNELLTVAATDPPGPVSVQTNTAVLWAGDDAGEPPSALPSTALGFAASQPSAPARRTSGRAATPGVTSHGSSSTTAVRPVSTLVGLDGQVTRLTEWLTITLDEPEVLRTLGAAPRLGVLVTGPAGGGKATMARSVCADRRVTTIDGPTVGALEAGARLEAVRSAIADLRDGGGVLLITDVDALLPAPREPAPAEPVSTLILDELRAAIADRGDTAPGDPGGTIALIATTAEAVRLDSRLRDPSLCDRELIIGLPDMATRARLLGVILTDVPSEGHLNLDVIASRTPGFVAGDLAALAREAALRAAARVTGAGSAASGPNQTGAGSGPGDTAAADHKPRIALRTDDLVGALEVIRPVSRMDSPEVALGSLTLDEVGDMVETKQALTEAVLWPLQHPDTFTRLGVEPPRGVLLFGPPGCGKTFVVRALAASGRLSVHTVKGAELMDKWVGSSEKAVRDLFDRARESAPSLIFLDEIDALAPRRGQSSDSGVGDRVVAALLTELDGVEPLQDVVVLGATNRPDLIDPALLRPGRLERLVFVPPPDAAARAEILRASGRNVPLADGVDLEELADDLDGYSAADCSALLREAALSAMRRDIDAATVGPEDVAEARSRVRPSLDAAQVENLRAYAERRVE; from the coding sequence ATGCCGGGCAACGTCCAGCTCACCCTGACCGCACGGGTGAATCCGTCGGCCGCCGATGCGCGCCGCGGGATCGTGCGTGTGCACTCCGAGGTGCTCACCGCGTTGGGCCTGCGCGAATGGGATGCGGTCTCGATCACCGGGGCCCGGGTGACCGCGGCGGTCGTCGCGGATGCCGGTCCGGGGACGCCGACCGGGACCGCGCTGCTCGACGACATCACGTTCTCCAACGCCGGCGTCCGGGAGAACGCTTCGGTGGTGGTGGCACCGGTGCAGGTGCACGGCGCCACCCGCATCACGGTCTCCGGTTCGGCTCTCGCCACGCGGTCGGTCGACGAACCGACGCTGCGACGCGCGCTCCTCGGCAAGGTGGTCTCGGTCGGCGACGCCGTGTCGTTGCTGCCGCGGGATCTCGGTCCGGAGTTCACCGCCGGTGCGGCCACCCGGGCCCTCGCGGTGTCGGTCGGCATCACCTGGACCAACGAGCTGCTGACGGTCGCGGCCACCGATCCGCCCGGGCCGGTCAGCGTGCAGACCAACACCGCCGTGCTGTGGGCAGGGGACGATGCCGGCGAGCCGCCGTCGGCGCTCCCGTCGACGGCACTGGGATTCGCGGCGTCACAGCCGTCGGCGCCGGCACGCCGGACCTCCGGGAGGGCGGCCACTCCCGGTGTCACCTCGCACGGATCGTCGTCGACCACTGCGGTCCGCCCGGTCTCCACGCTGGTCGGCCTCGACGGCCAGGTCACCAGACTCACCGAGTGGCTGACGATCACCCTCGACGAGCCGGAGGTGCTGAGGACGCTGGGGGCCGCACCTCGTCTGGGTGTCCTGGTCACCGGTCCCGCGGGCGGCGGCAAGGCCACGATGGCCCGGTCGGTGTGCGCGGATCGCCGGGTGACGACGATCGACGGGCCGACCGTGGGTGCCCTGGAGGCCGGCGCCCGGCTCGAGGCCGTCCGGTCGGCGATCGCGGACCTTCGTGACGGCGGCGGTGTCCTGTTGATCACCGACGTCGACGCGCTGTTGCCCGCGCCGAGGGAACCCGCGCCTGCCGAACCGGTCTCCACACTGATCCTCGACGAGTTGCGTGCCGCGATCGCCGACCGCGGCGACACGGCTCCGGGTGATCCCGGGGGCACGATCGCCTTGATCGCGACGACGGCGGAGGCCGTGCGCCTCGACAGTCGGCTGCGCGATCCGTCGTTGTGCGATCGGGAGCTGATCATCGGTCTGCCCGACATGGCCACGCGCGCCCGGCTGCTGGGCGTCATCCTCACCGACGTCCCCAGCGAAGGGCATCTCAACCTCGACGTGATCGCCTCGCGCACACCGGGTTTCGTCGCCGGCGATCTGGCCGCGCTGGCGCGGGAGGCCGCGCTGCGCGCCGCCGCCCGGGTGACCGGCGCCGGGAGCGCAGCGAGCGGGCCGAATCAGACCGGCGCCGGGAGCGGGCCGGGTGATACCGCCGCCGCCGACCACAAGCCGCGGATCGCGTTGCGCACCGACGACCTGGTCGGGGCACTCGAGGTGATCCGCCCGGTCTCGCGGATGGATTCACCGGAGGTGGCGCTGGGGTCGCTCACCCTGGACGAGGTCGGCGACATGGTGGAGACCAAGCAGGCGCTGACCGAGGCCGTGCTGTGGCCGCTGCAGCATCCGGACACCTTCACCCGGCTCGGCGTGGAACCGCCGCGTGGTGTCCTGCTGTTCGGTCCACCGGGCTGCGGCAAGACATTCGTGGTGCGGGCGCTCGCGGCATCGGGCCGGTTGTCGGTGCACACGGTCAAGGGCGCGGAGCTGATGGACAAGTGGGTCGGGTCGTCGGAGAAGGCGGTGCGTGACCTGTTCGACCGGGCGCGCGAGTCGGCGCCCTCGCTGATCTTCCTCGACGAGATCGACGCCCTGGCACCGCGGCGCGGTCAGTCCTCCGATTCAGGGGTCGGCGATCGTGTGGTAGCCGCCCTGCTGACCGAGCTCGACGGTGTGGAACCGCTGCAGGATGTGGTGGTACTCGGGGCCACCAACCGGCCGGACCTGATCGATCCGGCCCTGTTGCGCCCGGGCCGTCTCGAACGTCTGGTCTTCGTGCCGCCGCCCGATGCGGCCGCTCGCGCCGAGATCCTGCGCGCCTCGGGCCGCAATGTGCCGCTGGCCGACGGCGTGGATCTCGAGGAGCTGGCCGACGACCTCGACGGCTACTCGGCCGCCGATTGTTCGGCGTTGTTGCGGGAGGCCGCACTGTCGGCGATGCGGCGCGACATCGACGCCGCGACCGTTGGCCCGGAGGATGTCGCGGAGGCACGCTCACGGGTCCGTCCGTCTCTCGACGCGGCGCAGGTGGAGAACCTACGCGCGTACGCCGAGCGACGTGTGGAGTAG
- a CDS encoding CDP-alcohol phosphatidyltransferase family protein, with protein sequence MPNTRRPERSTSHRTPTTHATRRARSTATSPHPPARAQSERARFAKQAAVGRMFVPSALTILAICAGLTAIRVTGTGDINAAMGLVVAAALLDGLDGRVARMMGATTRMGAEIDSLADAINFGVVPALIVYLHLMPDEDIGWAFTLIYCCAIVLRLARFNTLLDDDEAPGFTRDFFIGVPAPAAAIIALLPIGLSQQFGSGWWTSVPVVGGWLVFVALLAVSRVPTASLKAASVPPRALAGLLIVVAIGAALLLTFPYVLMIIAIVGYLLHIPFAWRNRRWVAERPEHWEDHPAERRAQRRAIARAQPGRRRRLTTGGKSQARLGLRRPTGVVAAPDGPAPDDPATDVAPPPESPPESPDDPSSQENH encoded by the coding sequence ATGCCGAACACCCGCAGGCCTGAGCGCTCGACGTCGCATCGCACCCCGACCACCCACGCGACGCGACGCGCCCGCAGCACCGCGACCTCGCCACACCCACCGGCCCGGGCGCAGTCCGAGCGCGCCCGCTTCGCCAAACAGGCCGCCGTCGGCCGCATGTTCGTACCGTCGGCGCTCACCATCCTCGCGATCTGTGCCGGTCTGACGGCCATCCGGGTGACCGGCACCGGCGACATCAATGCGGCGATGGGCCTCGTGGTGGCCGCGGCCCTGCTCGACGGCCTCGACGGCCGGGTCGCGCGGATGATGGGCGCGACCACCAGGATGGGCGCCGAGATCGACTCGCTCGCCGACGCCATCAACTTCGGCGTCGTACCGGCACTGATCGTGTACCTGCACCTGATGCCCGACGAGGACATCGGCTGGGCGTTCACCCTGATCTACTGCTGCGCGATCGTGCTTCGTCTGGCGCGGTTCAACACCCTGCTCGACGACGACGAGGCACCCGGCTTCACCCGCGACTTCTTCATCGGCGTGCCGGCACCCGCGGCCGCGATCATCGCGCTGCTGCCGATCGGGTTGTCGCAGCAGTTCGGTTCCGGGTGGTGGACCTCGGTACCCGTGGTGGGCGGATGGCTGGTGTTCGTGGCGCTGCTGGCCGTCAGCCGGGTGCCGACGGCATCTCTCAAGGCGGCGTCGGTGCCGCCGCGTGCGCTGGCCGGTCTACTCATCGTCGTCGCCATCGGCGCGGCGCTGTTGCTGACGTTCCCGTACGTCCTGATGATCATCGCCATCGTCGGTTACCTGCTGCACATCCCGTTCGCGTGGCGCAACCGGCGCTGGGTCGCGGAGCGTCCCGAGCACTGGGAGGATCACCCCGCCGAACGTCGAGCGCAACGTCGGGCCATCGCCCGCGCGCAGCCGGGGCGCAGGCGACGGCTGACCACCGGCGGCAAGTCGCAGGCCAGGCTCGGGCTCCGGCGTCCGACCGGTGTGGTCGCGGCGCCCGACGGCCCGGCGCCCGACGACCCCGCCACCGACGTAGCGCCCCCACCCGAGTCGCCGCCCGAGTCCCCGGACGACCCATCGAGCCAGGAGAACCACTGA
- a CDS encoding phosphatidylserine decarboxylase, protein MARRPRPDGTRSGAGHLIDLARETIPPVHRAGLPFVAGPAAIAIVGRRHPWIARPAALTAAACAAFFRHPSRVPPIATGAVVAPADGTIALVDEAVPPPEAGLGDDPLPRVSTFLSIFDVHVQRVPITGTVTSVTHTPGSFVSADLPEASSVNERTTMTLSCPVGPQTTRDIAVVQIAGLLARRIVCDPVVGERIAVGDTYGLIRFGSRVDVYLPVGSVPLVRVGQRAVGAETVFAALD, encoded by the coding sequence GTGGCCAGGCGCCCGCGTCCGGACGGAACGCGCAGCGGAGCAGGTCATCTCATCGACCTGGCGCGCGAGACCATTCCCCCGGTTCACCGGGCCGGACTGCCCTTTGTCGCGGGACCCGCCGCGATTGCGATCGTCGGACGCCGCCATCCGTGGATCGCCCGGCCGGCCGCGCTCACCGCCGCCGCCTGCGCCGCATTCTTCCGCCATCCCTCCCGCGTGCCACCGATCGCCACCGGTGCGGTCGTGGCGCCGGCCGACGGCACCATCGCCCTGGTGGACGAGGCCGTACCGCCACCCGAGGCGGGTCTGGGCGACGACCCGCTACCGCGGGTCTCGACGTTCCTGTCCATCTTCGACGTGCACGTCCAGCGGGTGCCGATCACGGGCACCGTCACCTCGGTGACGCACACGCCCGGATCGTTCGTGTCGGCAGATCTCCCGGAGGCCAGCAGCGTCAACGAGCGCACGACGATGACACTGAGCTGCCCGGTCGGGCCACAGACCACCCGCGACATCGCCGTCGTGCAGATCGCCGGGCTGCTCGCCCGACGCATCGTCTGCGATCCCGTCGTCGGAGAGCGCATCGCCGTCGGGGACACGTACGGGCTGATCCGGTTCGGGTCGCGCGTCGACGTCTACCTACCCGTCGGGTCGGTGCCGCTGGTGCGCGTCGGACAACGTGCGGTCGGTGCCGAAACCGTCTTCGCGGCCCTGGACTGA
- the glp gene encoding gephyrin-like molybdotransferase Glp, which yields MRSVSDHQAIVAALFGLPDPATARVVDALGCVTAAEVVAPMGLPGFDNSAMDGYAVIADEISSATDESPVRLPVEQDIPAGRTDRLTLVPGTAHRIMTGAPMPVGADAVVPVEATDGAVDRVAIRASVPPGRHIRRAGSDIEAGEAAIPAGIRLGPPQIGLLAALGITEVSVRPRLRVVVLSTGSELVTPGEPLRYGQIYESNGPMLTASAREAGADATHLHYVTDDVDAFRARLDEISDDADVIITSGGVSAGAFEVVKDALTGTGVEFTKVAMQPGMPQGCGHYSAPGGRRVPIVTLPGNPVSSLVSFEVFIRPPLRAAMGLPSQRPRVTAHLTTDIRSPGGKRQFLRGVLGNGDDGTPVVDPIGPPASHHLRYLARADALIDVPAETESVAAGSAVDVIVL from the coding sequence ATGCGATCGGTGTCGGATCACCAGGCCATTGTCGCCGCGTTGTTCGGTCTCCCCGATCCCGCGACTGCGCGTGTCGTCGATGCCCTCGGGTGCGTGACGGCGGCCGAGGTCGTCGCACCGATGGGACTGCCCGGATTCGACAACTCGGCGATGGACGGGTATGCCGTGATCGCCGATGAGATCTCTTCGGCCACAGACGAATCCCCGGTCCGACTGCCGGTGGAACAGGATATCCCGGCGGGACGTACCGACCGGCTGACGTTGGTCCCGGGGACCGCTCATCGGATCATGACCGGCGCGCCGATGCCGGTGGGTGCCGATGCCGTGGTCCCGGTGGAGGCCACCGACGGCGCGGTCGACCGGGTCGCGATCCGGGCGTCGGTGCCGCCGGGAAGACACATCCGCCGGGCCGGCTCCGACATCGAGGCCGGCGAGGCGGCGATACCCGCGGGCATCCGCCTCGGTCCTCCGCAGATCGGCCTGCTCGCCGCGCTCGGCATCACCGAGGTGTCGGTGCGACCACGGTTGCGGGTCGTCGTGCTGTCGACCGGCTCCGAACTGGTGACGCCCGGCGAACCGCTGCGATACGGACAGATCTACGAGTCCAACGGTCCGATGCTGACGGCGTCGGCACGCGAGGCGGGCGCCGACGCCACCCACCTGCACTATGTCACCGACGACGTGGATGCCTTCCGCGCACGACTCGACGAGATCAGCGATGACGCCGACGTCATCATCACCTCGGGTGGGGTGAGTGCCGGCGCCTTCGAGGTGGTGAAAGATGCCCTGACCGGCACCGGCGTCGAGTTCACCAAGGTCGCGATGCAGCCCGGGATGCCACAGGGATGCGGTCATTACTCCGCTCCCGGCGGTCGTCGGGTTCCGATCGTCACGCTGCCGGGCAATCCGGTGAGTTCACTCGTGTCGTTCGAGGTGTTCATCCGCCCACCGCTGCGCGCGGCGATGGGATTGCCGTCGCAGCGCCCGCGGGTCACCGCGCACCTCACCACCGACATCCGCTCCCCCGGAGGAAAACGGCAGTTCCTGCGCGGGGTCCTCGGCAACGGCGACGACGGCACTCCCGTCGTGGACCCGATCGGCCCACCGGCTTCGCATCACCTGCGCTACCTGGCCAGGGCAGACGCATTGATCGACGTCCCCGCCGAGACCGAGTCGGTGGCCGCTGGATCCGCGGTCGACGTCATCGTCCTGTGA
- a CDS encoding HAD-IIA family hydrolase gives MTLGLLLDIDGVLVTSWKALPGAVEAAAELAEQGYPRMFLTNTTSRSRGEIAQALNDCGFDVAADEILTAAKLTAEYLTANHPGKRAWVLNEGPIAEDMTGVELIDEPGRAQVVVLGGAGPVFDHRALSQVLELMVAGVPVVAMHRSMTWSTADGLSIDTGVYLEGLEKAAGRKIKAIGKPSPLGFRAAVELMQLEPTQVVMVGDDMHNDVLGAQAAALIGVLVRTGKFRDDALRALQRDEFGPVPDHIVDSIADLPALMQKLSDR, from the coding sequence ATGACTCTCGGGTTGCTGCTGGACATCGACGGGGTGTTGGTCACCTCGTGGAAAGCGCTGCCGGGAGCGGTGGAGGCGGCTGCCGAACTGGCTGAGCAGGGCTATCCGCGGATGTTCCTGACCAACACCACCTCGCGCTCCCGCGGCGAGATCGCCCAGGCGCTCAACGACTGCGGTTTCGACGTCGCCGCCGACGAGATCCTCACCGCGGCCAAACTGACCGCTGAATATCTCACCGCGAATCACCCGGGCAAGCGAGCGTGGGTGCTCAACGAGGGCCCCATCGCCGAGGACATGACCGGGGTCGAGCTGATCGACGAACCGGGCCGGGCGCAGGTGGTGGTCCTCGGCGGCGCGGGTCCGGTGTTCGATCACCGCGCCCTGTCGCAGGTCCTCGAGCTGATGGTCGCCGGGGTGCCGGTGGTCGCGATGCACCGGTCGATGACCTGGTCAACCGCGGACGGCCTCAGCATCGACACCGGCGTCTATCTCGAGGGCCTGGAGAAGGCGGCCGGACGGAAGATCAAGGCGATCGGCAAGCCGTCGCCGCTCGGGTTCCGTGCCGCGGTCGAGCTGATGCAACTCGAGCCCACGCAGGTCGTGATGGTGGGCGACGACATGCACAACGATGTGCTCGGTGCCCAGGCCGCCGCTCTCATCGGGGTGCTCGTGCGCACGGGGAAATTCCGCGACGACGCGCTACGGGCTTTGCAACGCGACGAATTCGGCCCGGTTCCGGATCACATCGTGGACTCGATCGCGGATCTGCCCGCCCTGATGCAGAAGCTCTCCGACCGGTAG
- a CDS encoding SRPBCC family protein, which produces MAAPLIEESIDINASAEDVWAVISDLKRMGEWSPQCKKMIIRGGTIGLGTRSLNINRRGPLVWPTTAKVVRFSPAKELAFRVAENRTVWSYTIEPSGAGVRLTEKREVGNGTTKVSSFLVDKMMGGTTNFEAELKLGMAETLEKIKRTAESSAARAA; this is translated from the coding sequence ATGGCCGCGCCGCTGATCGAGGAATCCATCGACATCAACGCCTCCGCAGAGGACGTCTGGGCGGTGATCTCCGACCTCAAGCGCATGGGCGAGTGGAGCCCGCAGTGCAAGAAGATGATCATCCGGGGCGGAACGATCGGATTGGGCACGAGGTCGCTGAACATCAATCGTCGTGGCCCGCTGGTGTGGCCGACGACGGCGAAGGTGGTCCGCTTCTCCCCCGCCAAGGAACTGGCGTTCCGCGTGGCCGAGAACCGCACGGTGTGGAGCTACACCATCGAGCCCTCCGGTGCGGGCGTTCGCCTGACCGAGAAGCGTGAGGTCGGCAACGGCACCACCAAGGTGTCGTCGTTCCTGGTCGACAAGATGATGGGCGGGACCACCAACTTCGAGGCAGAGCTCAAGCTGGGCATGGCCGAGACCCTCGAGAAGATCAAGCGGACCGCGGAGTCGTCGGCGGCACGGGCTGCCTGA
- a CDS encoding DUF350 domain-containing protein: protein MDLLRDNLGAAAAYSIVGVAVLVLGFAALDLVTPGRLRNLIWLDHNRNAVMLATAQVIGLSIVMVAGVRDSVTLELWRGVLYTVAYTVLAIAVMMWSFVLIDWLTPGKLGTLLLDDDEHPAGWICGAVFVGVGAVIGAALSF, encoded by the coding sequence ATGGACCTACTGCGCGACAACCTCGGAGCTGCCGCCGCATACAGCATCGTCGGAGTCGCCGTCCTCGTCCTCGGGTTCGCGGCTCTCGATCTCGTCACACCCGGCCGATTGCGCAACCTCATCTGGCTCGACCACAACCGGAACGCAGTGATGCTGGCGACCGCGCAGGTGATCGGGTTGTCCATAGTGATGGTCGCGGGGGTCCGCGACTCGGTGACGCTCGAACTGTGGCGCGGCGTCCTGTACACGGTCGCGTACACGGTGCTGGCCATCGCGGTGATGATGTGGTCGTTCGTGCTGATCGACTGGCTGACGCCGGGCAAACTGGGCACCCTGCTGCTCGACGACGACGAGCATCCGGCCGGCTGGATCTGCGGTGCCGTGTTCGTCGGGGTCGGCGCAGTGATCGGCGCGGCGCTGAGTTTCTGA
- a CDS encoding NtaA/DmoA family FMN-dependent monooxygenase (This protein belongs to a clade of FMN-dependent monooxygenases, within a broader family of flavin-dependent oxidoreductases, the luciferase-like monooxygenase (LMM) family, some of whose members use coenzyme F420 rather than FMN.) codes for MTKQVHLAAHFPGVNNTTVWSDPNSGSHIEFDSFTRFAQTAERGLFDFLFLAEGLRLREQHGEIYDLDVVGRPDTFTVLAALAAVTENLGLAGTINSTFNEPLEVARQFATLDHLSDGRAAWNVVTSWDEFTGQNFRRGGFLPQDQRYRRARQFLETAIELWDSWLDDDVPADKATGRFLRRDDAGAFDHVDDQFSISGHFAVPRSPQGRPVIFQAGDSEEGREFAAARADAIFSRHSTRDAGRAFYADVKGRLPSHGRRRDELLILPAATFVLGDTDAEAADLAHEVRLAQVSGQTAIKFLEQLWNRDLSAHDPDGPLPEVDPIPGENTVAKGRASVRIHRDPRDVAAQWRQRAAAENLTTRELIIEVTGRQSFVGSAETVAREIDDLVQSDASDGFILVPHITPGGLDRFVDEVVPYLQEFGVYRTEYEGRTLRENLGLGARRRSNTPVGLG; via the coding sequence ATGACGAAACAGGTCCACCTCGCCGCGCACTTCCCCGGCGTCAACAACACCACGGTGTGGAGCGATCCGAACTCCGGTAGCCACATCGAGTTCGATTCGTTCACGCGCTTCGCCCAGACCGCCGAGCGCGGGCTTTTCGATTTCCTCTTCCTCGCCGAAGGGTTGCGTCTACGCGAACAGCACGGGGAGATCTACGATCTCGACGTCGTCGGGCGGCCGGACACCTTCACCGTCCTCGCCGCACTGGCGGCCGTCACCGAGAACCTCGGTCTGGCAGGCACCATCAACTCCACGTTCAACGAACCGTTGGAGGTGGCACGGCAATTCGCGACACTCGATCACCTCTCGGACGGTCGCGCCGCGTGGAACGTGGTGACGTCGTGGGACGAGTTCACCGGTCAGAACTTCCGTCGGGGTGGATTCCTCCCCCAGGACCAGCGCTACCGGCGAGCCCGCCAATTCCTCGAGACCGCCATCGAATTGTGGGACTCGTGGCTCGACGACGACGTGCCGGCCGACAAGGCGACCGGCCGGTTCCTGCGTCGCGACGACGCAGGCGCGTTCGACCACGTCGACGATCAGTTTTCGATCTCCGGGCACTTCGCGGTGCCCCGGAGCCCGCAGGGACGCCCGGTGATCTTCCAGGCAGGCGACTCCGAGGAGGGCCGCGAGTTCGCGGCGGCCCGCGCCGACGCCATCTTCTCGCGCCACTCCACCCGCGATGCCGGTCGCGCGTTCTACGCCGACGTCAAAGGACGCCTCCCATCTCACGGCCGTCGTCGGGACGAGTTGCTGATCCTCCCGGCCGCCACCTTTGTCCTCGGCGACACCGACGCCGAGGCTGCGGACCTCGCCCATGAGGTCCGCCTCGCACAGGTGAGCGGGCAGACCGCGATCAAGTTCCTCGAACAGCTGTGGAACCGCGACCTGTCGGCCCACGATCCGGACGGGCCGCTTCCCGAGGTCGACCCGATTCCCGGCGAGAACACCGTCGCCAAGGGCAGGGCCAGCGTCCGCATCCACCGCGACCCCCGCGACGTGGCCGCTCAGTGGCGACAACGCGCCGCCGCCGAGAATCTGACGACCCGCGAGCTCATCATCGAGGTCACCGGCAGGCAGTCGTTCGTCGGATCGGCGGAGACCGTCGCGCGCGAGATCGATGATCTGGTCCAGTCAGACGCGAGTGACGGTTTCATCCTGGTGCCGCACATCACCCCGGGTGGCCTCGACCGCTTCGTCGACGAGGTGGTGCCGTATCTCCAGGAGTTCGGCGTCTACCGCACCGAGTACGAAGGTCGCACCCTGCGGGAGAATCTGGGGCTCGGCGCGCGCCGTCGGTCAAACACCCCGGTCGGACTCGGCTGA
- a CDS encoding LLM class flavin-dependent oxidoreductase, translating to MTAPRTTDTGSALMTTLGTHLAIALAGAGWHPLAWREPDARPDDLLTAGYWTDLVGEADRAGADLVTIADSFRLRPPTTDDLDRPVSELAAGRLDSVLVAARVAPTTSRVGLVPTVVATHTEPFHAAKAIATLDYVGRARAGVIVDVADTDPDARLFGRRTLPAETAERQRELFSESTEYVEVLRRLWDSWEDGAEIRDMSTGRFIDRTKLHYIDFEGRFFSVRGPSITPRPPQGQPVIAATTASGAAAVDFVGASADIGFVAAHDRPAATRAVAAVRDAQVRSGREDERVHVFADLLVHLDDRERTAEVRRDRLDDALGTPYTGGVPVFSGTTADLADHIADLTGSGITGVRLRPATVPHDLLQITTHLVPELRRRGLIHDADAPSLRERLGLTRPANRFTLATATTTGAGRR from the coding sequence ATGACCGCGCCACGTACCACCGATACGGGAAGTGCCCTCATGACCACTCTCGGAACACATCTGGCCATCGCCCTCGCCGGTGCCGGTTGGCATCCGCTCGCCTGGAGAGAACCGGACGCACGCCCTGATGACCTGCTCACGGCGGGCTATTGGACCGACCTCGTCGGCGAAGCGGATCGGGCCGGGGCCGACCTGGTGACGATCGCCGACAGCTTTCGCCTGCGACCGCCGACGACCGACGACCTCGACCGGCCGGTCTCCGAACTCGCCGCCGGACGACTCGATTCCGTGCTGGTGGCCGCACGCGTCGCACCGACCACGTCGCGCGTCGGCCTGGTACCGACCGTGGTCGCGACACACACCGAGCCGTTCCACGCCGCAAAGGCCATCGCCACCCTCGACTACGTCGGTCGGGCACGTGCGGGTGTCATCGTCGATGTGGCCGACACCGACCCGGACGCGCGGCTGTTCGGCAGGCGGACGCTGCCGGCCGAGACCGCCGAACGACAACGCGAATTGTTCTCCGAGTCAACTGAATACGTCGAGGTTCTGCGACGCCTGTGGGACTCCTGGGAAGATGGCGCCGAGATCCGGGACATGTCCACCGGACGGTTCATCGACCGGACGAAGCTGCATTACATCGACTTCGAGGGACGCTTCTTCTCGGTCCGGGGACCGTCGATCACCCCGCGGCCGCCGCAGGGGCAACCCGTCATCGCCGCAACGACCGCATCGGGCGCGGCCGCCGTCGACTTCGTGGGCGCGTCGGCCGACATCGGGTTCGTCGCGGCCCACGATCGGCCGGCCGCGACCCGTGCCGTGGCCGCCGTACGGGACGCGCAGGTGCGCTCCGGGCGCGAGGACGAGCGGGTGCACGTGTTCGCCGACCTGCTCGTCCACCTCGACGATCGCGAGCGGACCGCCGAGGTTCGCCGCGATCGGCTCGACGACGCGCTGGGCACGCCGTACACCGGTGGGGTGCCGGTCTTCTCGGGGACCACTGCCGACCTCGCCGACCACATCGCCGATCTCACCGGCTCCGGGATCACCGGCGTCCGCCTCCGGCCGGCGACGGTTCCGCACGACCTGCTGCAGATCACCACACACCTCGTGCCGGAACTCCGGCGACGCGGACTGATCCACGACGCCGACGCACCGAGTCTGCGCGAGCGGCTCGGTCTCACGCGCCCGGCCAACCGGTTCACCCTGGCCACAGCGACCACGACAGGAGCGGGACGTCGATGA